The Gloeobacter violaceus PCC 7421 DNA window GTCGGTGGCCGGGGGCAGCCAGATGTCCTCTACCATGGCTCCAACTCTACCAGCCCCGCCCCAGGTCGGTTCAGTCTCTCGGGCAGGTTTGCGCGCCGGTTTGTTGCGGTAGGATGCTCTGTGAATGTTCGCAGAAGGACGGTATGGAAGAAGCTTCCGCGCGGATGAGCTGGTTCGATGAAGGGCAGGGCCTGACGCACCTGTCGGAATATTTTCAGCGCATGGAGTCCTGGCAACAAGCGATCGCCGACGGCGTCATCACCCCCGAAGAAATTCGTGAGCAGGCGCAACGGGTGATCGGGTTGCTCAAAGAGGTGGAGCCGCTGGTGGACGCGGCCGAACGGCGGACGATCACCGAGACTCTCTACGAAATGGCCGTGCTGGGGGCGATGCAGACTTCCGCCGTCTCCGCTTCGCTGCGGACGGCTGCCAAGGGGGAAACATGAAAGTCAAGGCGTACAAGATTCCCGATACTTCGCCCTCATTCCTGGCGACGGCCATCGAGTCGTGGTTTCGCTCCGAAGGGTTCGAGGCGCAGAGTTTCGCCGGTCCGGAGGGGACTTACGTGATCCAGGGGCGCAAGGACAACTTTCTGCGTTTTATCGTGGGGCTTTCGGCGGCGCTCACCGTCACGGTCGGTACGCAGCCGGACGGGGCGCTCACCGTGGCCATCGGTGCGGGCAGCTGGGTGGACAAGTTTCTGGCCGGCTTTGCGGGGGTGTTTTTGTTTGCTCCCCTCGCCTTTACCGCCGCCTACGGCGTCTGGAAGCAGGACAACCTCGAAGACAAGCTCTGGGAACACATCGCCGGGCGTCTGCCCGGAGCGGTCGAAGTGCCGGTGCAAGTTCCCGCCCCCCAGTTTCACCCGGTCAAGCTGACCCCCTCCTGAGGACATTCACCATGCAAACCCGTACCTACAGTGCGCCGGGGATCACGGCCGAGGCCCTCGCCGAGAGGGTGCGCACCTGGTTCGTTGAAAAAGAATTCGAAACCCAGTCGTTTGCTACGGCGGGCGGTGGCCAGATCGTGCAGGGCTACCGCGACGATTTTTGGCGGGTGGCGGTGGGGCTCGCTGCGGCCCTGACCGTGCAAATCAAACCGCTGCCGGGGGACACTCTCGAAGTGAACATCGGGGGCGGTGCCTGGGGCGACAAGCTCTTCGTAGCCGGGATCGGCCTGCTGCTCTTTTTGCCGTTGGTGCTGCCCGCCGCCTGGGGCACCTGGGAGCAGTACCGCCTCGACAAGGACATCTGGGAAGCGATCGAAGCGGCGCTCCCGGCGGGCAGCTCCCCGGTCGCATCTGCCCCCGCCGAAGCTGCTGCCCCCGCCGAATTGCCCGACACCTGGTTCAACGAGGAGACCAACGAGATCTACTCGGTGCAGTTTTTTCAGCGCATGGAGTCGTGGCAGCGCGCCATCGCCGACGGCCGCATCGACCAGGAAGAGATCCAGATCCAGGGCGAGCGGGTGACGGACCTGCTCAAGCGTCTGGAACCTACCCTCAGCGACGAAGCCCACGCCAAGCTCACCCAGGTGTTTCGCGAAATGGCGGTTCTGCAAGGGATGCAGTCGTTCGTGCTGGTGCAGCAGATGGGCAGTGTCTCCGCCTCAAGCCCAACCCCGCAGCCGGTAAACGAGTAGACCGACCCATTCTTTCAGGGCCAGGGTCGAACTTTCGAGCGCCGCAGCGCTGGGCAACCAGGCGAGCAGCCAGTCGTCGAGGTCCGTGCCGCTGCGCACATCGGTCGAGGCTGCGATCACCGCGAACCCGGCGCGCTCGAAGATGGCGACCGAGCGGGGCATGTGGCTGGCGCTGGTGACCAGCAAAATCCGTGTCATGCGCCGCGCCTTGAGCACCTCGGCGCTGAAGGCGGCGTTTTGAAACGTATTCCAGGAGCGCTCCTCGGTGAGGATAGCCCCTGCCGGTACCCCCAGTTCCCGGGCGAAGGCGGCCATCTGGGTCGCTTCGGGGGGTTGGTCGGGCCTGGTATGAAAAGGCGGGTTGCCGCCGCTCATCAGCACCACCGGCGCTTTGCCCGCCTTGAATAGCCGGGCGGCGTGGAGCACCCTGTCGCTCGATTCTGCTAGCTCGTAGGTGCGGTGGCGCGCATTCGGCAGATGCAGCGCCCCGCCCAAAACGACGATCGCTTGGGCCGAGGGGTTATTCTCTACGGGCACCTCGGGATACTGCGATTCGAGTGACCACAGGAGCGCGTCGGCCACAGCGGGAGCGCTAAAGGAGCCCAGCCACAGGACGATTGCCCCACACAGCCAGGTTGCCAGTTTTGTCCGCCCAAAGCGGATTGCTGTCGCAGCAGCAATCGTGAGTACGAGGCTGAGGCCCAGCGGGTAGAACAACAGCGGCAGCACTTTGCCCAGGTAGATGAACATGCCTGTCTCCGGCGCGGACTGCTTCAAGCTAACCTGGCCAGCCGCCAATACTATGCTCTCGCCCAACTGCGCAGCTTAGTTAGCGGAATTTGTCGAGAACTTTGTTTTTCTCCCTTGCGGTCTTACCCCCGACTTCGCTATGCCCGGCAACTTCAAAACCGACAGTTGCAGGAGTCAACCGGAAAACCGTTCCACAACCGGCGGGCGAAAAAGAACACGGTTGATCGCCAAAAAAGGTGGCACCGTAGAGATCACCCTTGTCGTCTTGGATGAGTCGACTAGGAAGTGTGCTTCCTCCTGCTGCAGAATTAAATGCAAACATGTACAGCACTGAAAGCACGCCTTTGGGAGTAATTCTGTAGATCGTACCGGCATTGTTGCTACCGCCAATACCGGTCGAACCGTAAAAATAACCGTCCTTGCCCCTGGTCAATCCCGCCGTCGGGTTCCCACCCTCGAAGCCTCCGGTGAACGCGTAAACCGTTGTCAGTTTTCCACGTTTTGAAAGACGAAAGACGGTGCCGAATCCGGATGCTCCACCTGTGGAGGTGACCCCATACAAACTGCCGTCCGGTGCCTGTACCAGTTCACCTGTAGGAAAAGCACCGTCGATTCCACCTGTAAAGGTGTGCAGTAATGTGAAATTCCCGTGAGGAGAAATTCGATAAACCGTGCCGCAGTCGCAAGGACCCTCACTCCGGAGTGTTGTTCCGTAGAAATTGCCGTCACTTCCTCGAACCAAGCCCGCGATCGGCCTGCCACCATCGTCCTCACCCTTGAAGCGGTACAACGTCAAATTTCGCCCGCCTGGGGCAATACGAAAGACGGTACCGCAACCGGGTGTACTCGTGCTCCCCTGGCAATCGCCTTCCCCACCTGCCTCTGCCGTTCCGTACAGGCTGCCGTCTGCGCCTTGCACCAGCGGTGCTTTGGGGTTTGCACCGTCCGCTCCGGCAAATGTATAGATTGTGGTGAATTGTCCTGTCGGAGTGAGCCGATAAATTGTTCCAAAGTTGCCAGAAGTGCTGTTTCCGAAAATCGTCGTACCGTAAAAGTTGCCATCGTTTGCAAGGGTCAGCGCGCCGTACGGCAAAGCCCCTTCTGCTCCCGAAAATGAATACAAAGAAGCGAACTCTCCTGCTGAAGTGACGCTGTAAATTGTTCCATTACCGCTTGCACCGCCATGTTGGGTCGTTCCATAAAAGCGGCCGTCACGACCGTCTACAAGACCACTGGCAGGCTGGGCACCATCGCTGCCTACAAATTCCTGGAGGATAGTAAGGGTCTGCGCACTAAGCGGAAAAACTAGAGCCGTCGAACTGAGGGTCAGAAGGACGGAAGAGACGATCGAAGCCATAGTCAAGGAATGTGAAAATTTCATATCGTTCTTCTTGAGTAAATGCAATATGTGCAGCACAATTATTAGACCAAAAGTCAAAAAAAGTAAAGTTAAATTTGATTAACTAAACCGTGATTTTGTAACTCCGTTCTCGGGTACGGATGAGGAAGCAGTTGTGGAAAGCCCAAGAGGGCCGATTATCAGTACTGCGTCCCCCTAGTACAGCAACTGAGCATCGAGGAACGCCTCAAAGATATTCCGAGGGCCGGCAAGCCCTCCGCCATCACTGCTGAGCAGTTGTGTCAAATTGTCGCCTTGGCGTGCGAGTTGCCCGAGGCTTCCGGGCGGCCCATTACCCAATGGTCGCCGCGGGAACTGGCAGCACAAATCGTCGGGCGCGGCATCTTGAGTGCGATTTTTCACCCCGCCATGCCGCCCGTCTGCTCAAAAAAGGGATCTCCAGGGTCGTTGCCCCAACGACCCCCAACCGCACCGGGTGCGCGCCTGGCTGACAGCGAAGCACGACGAGCATTTTGACGATAAAGTTCGGCATATCTGCGCTTTGTACCAGCAAGCCCCCGGGCTTTTGGCCGAGAACGCGGTGGTCTACAGCACCGACGAGATGAACGGCGTGCAAGCCCTGGAGCGGCTACATCCCGACAAACCGATGCGGCCGGGCGAGCCCGTCAAGAAGGAATTTGAGTACATTCCTCACGGTACGCTGTCGTTGATAGTCCATCGGGAAGTGGCCACTGGGCAGGTGATTGCGCCTTTTGCCGCTCCAACGCTTGAGGCAGAAAATTGCGTGCTAGCGGTGGTGCTGGCCATCAGTGAGCGGCCCGAGGTCAAAAAAGCTGGTGGCATTGGGTCTGGACTCTGTGCTGGCCAGCCGCACGGGCAGTGCCGACGAGTATTACCTCAAGGATGCCCTGAACGGTTCGGTGGCGGCGGCGGTGGCCGGGGGCAGCAGCCCCTCGGTGAAGACCGGCTACGGTTACAGTCCTTTTGGAACCGTCAGCACCGCCGGCGGCAGCCCGGCGAGCACCTGGCGGCCGAGCAGATTGACCGGTCGGTGGGAGTGCCCGGTTGGTTGGGCTTTGTGCCGGTGATTGGTTCGGCCTTACAGGCGATTGGTGATTTTCAGGCGTTTCGCTGTACGGCGTCAACTAGATAGTCTGATGTCGTCGATTATCCTGGCTGCAGGCGATGATCATTTTGCGCAACTGCTAATTGTCGCAGATCCGCTGCGACAATTAGCCGCGTCAATTAGTAATCTATAGACACTTATTGAACTTGTCTCAAGTGGCCGACTGACGCTGCTGTCTGGCCTGGGCTGCCTTCTTGCGGTAGCTCTCCGCCTCAATTTCAATGAGCGTCGCATGATGCACCAACCGGTCGACGGCCGATACCGTCATCGTCGTGTCACTGAAGATCTGGTCCCAATCGCGAAACGGGTGGTTGGAAGTTATCACCAGGCTGTGCCTTTCGTACCGATGGGCAATCAACTCGAAGAGCACGCTGCTCTCGGACTCGCTGCGTTTGACGTAGCCGATGTCGTCGATGACCACAACCGGGTAATGGTCCAGACGCACCAACTGCTTCTCCAGAGCCAGGTTGAGCTTTGCCTGCTGGAGTAGCTGCACCAGATTGGTGGCTGTGAAGTAGCGCACGGGGATGCCCTTCTCGACCATCGCCAGACCGACTCCGGCCGCCAGGTGCGTCTTTCCCACTCCGCTCGGGCCGAAGAGCAACACATTCTCCGCCCGCTTGACCCAGGTGCTGTCCGCTGCCAACTGCTGCACCCGGCGGCGTTCGAGTTTCGTACAAGCGGCAAAGTCGAATCCCGATAGGCTCTTGCCCACGGGCAGTCGAGCATCCTTGAGGTAGCGCGCCAATCTGCGGTTCTCCCGCTCGGTGTGTTCAAATTCGCATAGGCACTTGAGGAAGCGGCTGTGGCTCCAGCCCTCGGCTACGGCCTGTGCCTCGATGCGCTCGACTTGTTCACCAATGAAGCCCAGGCGCAATGCCTTCAACAGCACCTCCAGACTCGCCTCGCTCATCGGCCTGCACTCCCACAACTGGTTGGCAACAGGGCGTCGTAGTCCGCTAGCGAGTGCTGGTCAAAACTACTGTGCGGTAAAACAATCTCCTGCCTGGCTTCGAATCTGCTCCTCAGTCGGCTCAAGCTGAGGGTACCGCGGCTTAGTTCGCTTTCCAGGTAAGCCCCCACCGCTGCCTGACAGTCCAGCTTCGCCGCCAGATACAGGGCACTGACCATTAATTTGCAGGCCATGTCCCGGTCAAACTGCTCAACCATGCGGCTCCACAGTTGGCGGTAGTGCCCGTCCGGCAACAATTCATCGCGGTACTGGCAACTGGCAAAAGCCCGGGGCTTCTTGTGCAGGCTGTCAATCACGTGGCGGTAGTCGATGGAGCGTGCTCGGCGCTTGGCGCAATCGGCCGCAACATACACCCGCTCTAAGGAGAACACCTGTCGGCAGCCGAGGTAGCCGACCAGCCGGTCGTGATAGAGGTGGATGCGCAGGGTATGACCCATCAGTTGCGAGGGCACCGAGTAGAGGATGCAACGCACGCAGACGGTGCTCGAGGAACTGACCTTCGTCAGCACCACCCGATAGTCGGCGTAGCGGTCGTCCGGCAACGCCGACAGTTGTACGCGCTCCGACTCGAACTCGCTCTGGTGCAGGGCATTGAGCCTGTCAATCACTTCGTCGATGAGCGTCTGATACTCGGCCACCGAGGCAAAGTCGAACGAGCCGCGCAAGAGCATCGCCTGCACCAGCCGCCGCTTGAAGTGACCTCAGGGGCGTTGGGGCAACGCCCCTGAGGACGATTCAACTGAGCCGTTCTCGTGGCCCTTTCCCCGATTATTGCGGCTGGGGGCCATGCGGTAGTGCAGACACAACCCGTCGTAGGCAAGGCTCAGATCCTCGATGGTGCGCGGCAGCAAATTGTGGAAAGCGGCCGAAAGACTATCGGTGCGGTGCTCGGCGGGGCAGCCGCCCAACTTCCACAGTGCATTCTGCAACCCCTCGGACAAAGCGGCGAAGCTCTCACCGCCTTGGACAACTTGTACATAGCTCCAGCCGCTATAGGCCAGGCGAAAGTGGTAGAGCAGGTGAGTAAATGGCCGACCGCCGATGGTGACAACCGCCTGCTTGAGCTTTGTGAAGTCGGACAGCCCCATCACCCCCGGCAGGTGTTCCTGGCGGAACATGACTTCCTTAGGTGGTCCTTCGAGAGCCGGCCATTCACGCACCCGTCGCTCCAGGGTGCGCAGGACTTTGCGCGGATACTGGCCGGGGTAGAGCTTTTGCAGGTGTTCCCACAGCGTCATCGGCTTGAGGCTGGGCGTGCGGCGCAGTAAGGGTATCAGTTCTGAGTGCCAGACCTCGGCCAACGGGTCCGGACGGGTTCTGTAACTTCGCGGCTGACAGTGATGGGGCTGGTGGGTGCCTTGCTCAATACGGTGAGCAGTGCGGGTCGAAAAGCCGGCTTTGGCCGCAGCAGTTTGCTGCTGGGCACCCTGATTGCGCAGCGTCATGAACAGTTTGACCTGTTGAGTGGTGATGTACTTTCCAGGCACAACCTAGCCCCATCGATAACGAGACGATGGAGCAAGAGTCGCCGATCCGGCTGCGCGGGGTTACCTACCGAACGTCAGCCAAGGTAATTGTCGCGCAACACTCGACATCGGCCTCTGCCGGGTCGGGTTCAGTTTCTTCTTCCAGTGCAGCTGGCTCGACCTCAATAAGAGGTTTGAATGCTTCCTCGTCCCAGAGGTCGTCTTCCCAGGGCTCTTCAGACGCAGCGGCGGCAGGGGTGTCCCAGAAGGCGAGCGGATCCCAGCCGGACGCTTCTTCCTGATAGGCGAGCGGTGGGAGCGATTGCCGGCTGGACGGTTCGCTGTGCTGCATCTCGCTTGGCGTCCTAAGCCGCCACGGTCTGCTGGACAAAAATCACAGCAAGCGGCGCAATCTCCTGGTCTTAGGGACAACCTAATCAATTTGAAAGGCCGATCCGGCAGCTTCCCGGCTCAAGCGCATGATTGCGCAAAATATAACGCAATCCGGTACTGACGCAGTTGGCACTCAGCCCCAATCACCCCGGCAAGCCGGACGAGCGCCTCGTCCAGCAGTTTCGGGCGGGCGATCCCGCCACCCTAGCGCGCGGCCAGTTCGACCTGGAGTTCGTTGGTGAGGTAGGTGTAGCCGCTCAAGGAGCGCTCGTAGTGCTGCAGCAACAACCGCGATTCGCTCAGGGTGATGCGCCGCTCCCTGAGCGCCTGCTCGGTCTCGCGGCGAATACTCTCCAGCATCGCTTCGTGGTCGTACTGGACGTACTTGAGCACCTCGGTCATCGTGTCGCCCTTGACGACGTGTTCAAGCCGGTAACTCTGCTCGCCCGGCTCGTCGGAGGCGAGATGAATGTGAACGGTGTTGGTGTCGCCGAACAGGTTGTGCATGTCCCCCAGAATTTCTTGGTAGGCACCGTTGAGGAACATCCCCAGGTAATAGGGTTCCTCCGGCCGCACCGGGTGCAGTTCGAGCACGCCCTTGACGTCGCGCAGGTCGATAAACTGGTCGATTTTGCCGTCGCTGTCGCAGGTGAGATCCGCGAGGGTGCCGCGGGCCTTGGGCTCCTCGTCCAGCCTGTGGATGGGCATGATCGGAAAGAGCTGGTCGATGGCCCAACTATCGGGGGCGGACTGGAAGACCGAGAAGTTGCAGTAGTAGGTCGAAGCCATATTCTTCTCGAGGTCCGCCAGCTCGTCCGGGATGTAGTCGAGTTCGCGCACCAGGTTGAGGATCTTCTCGCAGCAGCCCCAGTAGAGCCGCTCGGCCCGGGCGCGTTCCCCCAGGCCCAAGTAGCCCAGAGCAAAAAGGCTGAGGGCTTCTTCTTTAAATTGCGAAGCGTCGTTGAAGGCTTCTTGCACGTTGTCGGGGGTGATCTGGGTATAGGTCTCGTAGAGGTTGCGGATGATCGAGTGCTCGTTGCGGGCGGGAGGCTCCGGTTCGCCGAATTGCAGGTGGCTCACCCCCATCACATCGAAGACGAGCACCGACTGGTGGCTGGTGATCGCCCGACCCGACTCGCTCACCAGGGTCGGCACCGGCACGTTCTTGGTGCGGCAGGCGTCCTGGAAGGCGGCCACCACGTCGTAGGCGTACTCCTGCATGTTGTAGTTTTTGGAGGCGCGAAAGTTGGTCTTCGAGCCGTCATAGTCGATGGCCAGCCCCCCGCCCACGTCGCAGTACTGCATGGGGGCTCCCATCTGCGCAAGTTCGACGTAGACGCAGGACGCCTCGCGCAGGGCCGTCTTGATCACGTTGATGGCCGAGATTTGCGAGCCGATGTGAAAGTGCAGCAGTTGCAGCGAGGAAAGCAAGTCGGCGGCTTTGAGTTGGGCCACCACCTCCATGATCTCCCCGGCGCTCAGGCCGAATTTGGCTCGATCGCCGGTGGAATCGCCCCAGCGCCCGATGCCCCGGGCGGTAAGCTTGGCCCGCACACCGATGAGCGGACGGATGCCGAGCTTTTGGGCCGCTTCGATGAGCAGCGTCAACTCGTGAAAGCGTTCGATCACCACGAAAGGGGTGTGGCCGAGCCGTTGGGCCAACAGCGCCGTCTCGATATATTCGCTGTCTTTGTAGCCGTTGCAGATAATCAAGGCCCCCGGCGTCTTGAGGGTGGCCAGGGCGATGAGCAGTTCGGGCTTGGAACCTGCTTCCAGACCATATTGAAAGGGCCGGCCAAATTCGACCACTTCCTCGACGACGTGGCGCTGCTGGTTGACCTTGACCGGGTAGACGCCTTTGTAGATCCCCGGGTAGTCGTATTCGCGGATGGCCTCGACAAAGCAGGCGTTGAGGCGGGCGATGCGGTCGGCCAGGATATCGGAGAAGCGAATCAGCATCGGCATGTTCAGGCCGCGCTTCTGGATGTCTTGCACCAGGTGGAACAGGTCGATCTCACCGTTGCCCTCGCCGCGCGGCATCACAGCGACGTGCCCTTTGTCGTTGATCTTGAAGTAGGGCTCCCCCCAACCGTGAATCTGGTACAGCTCGGCGCTGTCTTCGATTGTCCAATCTTGCATGCCTGTCCCTCTCGGCCCGGAAACAAACCCAAAGCTTACCCATTATTGTTTATCGGTTGATTAAGCGTGTGGTCGCAGACTCCCGTCGGGCCTAAGAAGACAGCGCATCGCGCTCGGCGGCATCGCCGCTCATCCAACAGTGCAGCCAGGCCCTGGCGATATTCCAGTGGCGTTTGACCGTGGCGGGGGATAGGGCGAGCGCCTCGGCGGTTTGCTCGATAGTCAGCCCGCCGAAGTAGCGCAGTTCTACCAGCCGGCTTTGCTGGGGGTCAACTTTGGCCAACGCGTCGAGCGCTTCGTCGAGCACGAGCAGTTCCTCGTCGCGCTCCGCAGCAGCCGGCTCGGCCACCCGATCGAGCGAAACCTTGACCGCCCCGCCACCGCGCTTGAGCCGCCGGTGGGCGCGGGCGTGCTCGACGAGGATACGCCGCATCGATTTGGCGGCAATCGCCAGAAAATGAGCGCGGTTGCTCCAGGCCACACCCCCTTGATCGACCATCCGCAAATACGCTTCGTTGACCAGGGCCGTGGCCTGGAGCGTATGACCGGAACGCTCAGCGCGCAACAGGTGGGCGGCCAGCCCGTGCAGTTCCTTGTGAATCAAAGGCGTCAGTTGGATCAGCGCCTGCTGATCCCCGTTGCGCCAGTCGAGCAGCAGTTGGGTAACGTTCGCAGAAGGTTCCATCGCCAATTTCCCAAACGGTCAGCTGTACCTGCACTAGGGGCACAAACCGGTTGCCGGTTTCGACACCTTCCCTGCGCGTGCCTGTCGCGTATACACTGTCACTACCGGCACAGCCTCTAGAGGTGGATACTAAACCACCCCGAAAGCTGCCTACTGCTACCGTGCCACTGGGAGCATGACACCCGAACAGTGGAAACAGATCCGAGAAGCACTCAGCGTTGCCCTCGATCGCCAGGGGACCGACCGACTCGCCTACCTCGATGCTCTGCGCCTGGAGCCGCAACTGCGCCAGTGTCTGGATAAGTTGCTCGCCGCCCACGACCAGCAGGACGGTTTTTTGAGCACGCCGATTCTCGGCTCACCCCTGGAATCGCTGTTGGCCAATCGGTCCCCAACAGATGTAAGCTGGGTCGCCGGTCGCCGTTTGGGGGCCTACCGGCTGGTGGGGGAGCTGGGTCGGGGCGGCATGGGGGTGGTCTACCTCGCTGAGCGCGCCGACGGTCTTTTCAGCAAGCGCGTCGCTATCAAAGTCCTGCAACCGGGCCGGGGGGCGCCGCTATTGTTGGAGCGGTTCGTCCAGGAACGGCAGATCCTCGCCAACCTCGAACATCCGCACATCGCCCGGCTCATCGACGGCGGCACCAGCGAAGAAGGGCTTCCGTATCTGGTGATGGAGTACATCGACGGCGAACCAATCGACTGCTACTGCCGCAAGCAGCAGTTGCCGGTGCGGGAGCGGCTGGCGCTCATCGAAAAAGTCTGCCGGGCGGTGCACCATGCCCACACCCTCCAGGTGCTCCACCGCGATCTCAAAGCAAGCAACATCCTGGTTGATGGAGCAGGTGAACCGAAGCTGCTCGACTTCGGCATTGCCAAGCTGTTGGACGAGCAGGCACCGGAAGCCGAGCAGACCGCGACGGAATGGCGAATGCTCACCCCCAGCTACGCTTCGCCCGAGCAGATCCGGGGGGAAGCGGCAGGACCTTCCAGCGATGTATTCTCCCTGGGGGTGGTGCTCTACGAGTTGCTCACCGCTCGCCGGCCGGCGGGGTTGAATGTCGGTCCCCTCGATGAAATGCTCTGGACGCTCGGCGAACAGGCGGCCGTACCACCCAGCCGGGCGGTTGCCGCAGGCACCGACGCCGGACTGCTCGCGGATCCTCAAAAAGTTCAGATTGATGGGTCCATCGATCCGCTGGTGCTGTGTGCCCTGGCCAAAGCCCCTGCCGACCGCTACACCTCCGCGCTGGCGATGGCCGAGGCAATTCGCGGCTATCTGGCAGACCATACCCCGGCAAGCGGGCCGCTGTCATTTCCCCCCAAAGCCCCGCGCCCAGCCCTAACCGGCCGGCTGCGGCAGCCGGCGGCAATTGCGGCCGGTATTGGGGTGCTCGCTGTATCGCTGGGGGTCGGAGGCTTCTGGTGGACGAGCAACTTCGGGAGTCCCGCCTCCGCCGCAGCGCGCACGATTGCCGTTTTGCCCTTTGCCAATATCGACGGCGACAGCCGCAGCGCTTATTTCAGCGACGGCATGACCTTCGACATCACCAACCAGTTGGGAAAGATTGCCGACCTGACGGTGATCGCCAGTTCGGCTGCGATGCAATATAGGGGCACCACCAAAGCGCTGCGCGAGGTTGCCAGGGAGTTGGGAGCAGGTACGATCCTGACGGGCAGCGTACGCCGCAACGGTAACCGGGTGCGCATCGTAAGCCAACTGGTGGACCCGGCAACCGGCCAGCAGTTGTGGTCGCAAGATTATGAGCGGCAATTAAAAGATGTCTTTGCTATCCAGGCGGAAGTCTCCGAGCAGATCGCCCGGCGGCTGCAGGCCAGACTGAGCGCCACCGAAAAGCTGCGCCTCACCCAGGTGCCGACCGCCAGCATCACCGCCTACGACTACTACCTCAAAGGCCGCGACTACCTGGGCCGACGCAGCCGGGCGGATAATGACCTGGCTATCGAGCTGTTCAAGCGGGCATTGGCCCTCGATCCGAACTATGCCCTAGCCCACGCGGGCCTGGGAAGCGCCTACGGCAGCAAAGCAACCCGCTACGGCCAGGAGGAGCGCTGGGAAGCCGAATCGCTCAAGGCGATCAAAAAGGCACTGGTACTCGATCCAAATTTGTCCCAGGCGCACAAGGCCCTGGGCAGCTATTACTACG harbors:
- a CDS encoding YdcF family protein, with translation MFIYLGKVLPLLFYPLGLSLVLTIAAATAIRFGRTKLATWLCGAIVLWLGSFSAPAVADALLWSLESQYPEVPVENNPSAQAIVVLGGALHLPNARHRTYELAESSDRVLHAARLFKAGKAPVVLMSGGNPPFHTRPDQPPEATQMAAFARELGVPAGAILTEERSWNTFQNAAFSAEVLKARRMTRILLVTSASHMPRSVAIFERAGFAVIAASTDVRSGTDLDDWLLAWLPSAAALESSTLALKEWVGLLVYRLRGWA
- a CDS encoding choice-of-anchor tandem repeat GloVer-containing protein encodes the protein MLHILHLLKKNDMKFSHSLTMASIVSSVLLTLSSTALVFPLSAQTLTILQEFVGSDGAQPASGLVDGRDGRFYGTTQHGGASGNGTIYSVTSAGEFASLYSFSGAEGALPYGALTLANDGNFYGTTIFGNSTSGNFGTIYRLTPTGQFTTIYTFAGADGANPKAPLVQGADGSLYGTAEAGGEGDCQGSTSTPGCGTVFRIAPGGRNLTLYRFKGEDDGGRPIAGLVRGSDGNFYGTTLRSEGPCDCGTVYRISPHGNFTLLHTFTGGIDGAFPTGELVQAPDGSLYGVTSTGGASGFGTVFRLSKRGKLTTVYAFTGGFEGGNPTAGLTRGKDGYFYGSTGIGGSNNAGTIYRITPKGVLSVLYMFAFNSAAGGSTLPSRLIQDDKGDLYGATFFGDQPCSFSPAGCGTVFRLTPATVGFEVAGHSEVGGKTAREKNKVLDKFR
- a CDS encoding helix-turn-helix domain-containing protein produces the protein MEERLKDIPRAGKPSAITAEQLCQIVALACELPEASGRPITQWSPRELAAQIVGRGILSAIFHPAMPPVCSKKGSPGSLPQRPPTAPGARLADSEARRAF
- the istB gene encoding IS21-like element helper ATPase IstB, with the translated sequence MSEASLEVLLKALRLGFIGEQVERIEAQAVAEGWSHSRFLKCLCEFEHTERENRRLARYLKDARLPVGKSLSGFDFAACTKLERRRVQQLAADSTWVKRAENVLLFGPSGVGKTHLAAGVGLAMVEKGIPVRYFTATNLVQLLQQAKLNLALEKQLVRLDHYPVVVIDDIGYVKRSESESSVLFELIAHRYERHSLVITSNHPFRDWDQIFSDTTMTVSAVDRLVHHATLIEIEAESYRKKAAQARQQRQSAT
- the istA gene encoding IS21 family transposase, producing MPGKYITTQQVKLFMTLRNQGAQQQTAAAKAGFSTRTAHRIEQGTHQPHHCQPRSYRTRPDPLAEVWHSELIPLLRRTPSLKPMTLWEHLQKLYPGQYPRKVLRTLERRVREWPALEGPPKEVMFRQEHLPGVMGLSDFTKLKQAVVTIGGRPFTHLLYHFRLAYSGWSYVQVVQGGESFAALSEGLQNALWKLGGCPAEHRTDSLSAAFHNLLPRTIEDLSLAYDGLCLHYRMAPSRNNRGKGHENGSVESSSGALPQRP
- the speA gene encoding biosynthetic arginine decarboxylase, whose amino-acid sequence is MQDWTIEDSAELYQIHGWGEPYFKINDKGHVAVMPRGEGNGEIDLFHLVQDIQKRGLNMPMLIRFSDILADRIARLNACFVEAIREYDYPGIYKGVYPVKVNQQRHVVEEVVEFGRPFQYGLEAGSKPELLIALATLKTPGALIICNGYKDSEYIETALLAQRLGHTPFVVIERFHELTLLIEAAQKLGIRPLIGVRAKLTARGIGRWGDSTGDRAKFGLSAGEIMEVVAQLKAADLLSSLQLLHFHIGSQISAINVIKTALREASCVYVELAQMGAPMQYCDVGGGLAIDYDGSKTNFRASKNYNMQEYAYDVVAAFQDACRTKNVPVPTLVSESGRAITSHQSVLVFDVMGVSHLQFGEPEPPARNEHSIIRNLYETYTQITPDNVQEAFNDASQFKEEALSLFALGYLGLGERARAERLYWGCCEKILNLVRELDYIPDELADLEKNMASTYYCNFSVFQSAPDSWAIDQLFPIMPIHRLDEEPKARGTLADLTCDSDGKIDQFIDLRDVKGVLELHPVRPEEPYYLGMFLNGAYQEILGDMHNLFGDTNTVHIHLASDEPGEQSYRLEHVVKGDTMTEVLKYVQYDHEAMLESIRRETEQALRERRITLSESRLLLQHYERSLSGYTYLTNELQVELAAR
- a CDS encoding sigma-70 family RNA polymerase sigma factor, which encodes MEPSANVTQLLLDWRNGDQQALIQLTPLIHKELHGLAAHLLRAERSGHTLQATALVNEAYLRMVDQGGVAWSNRAHFLAIAAKSMRRILVEHARAHRRLKRGGGAVKVSLDRVAEPAAAERDEELLVLDEALDALAKVDPQQSRLVELRYFGGLTIEQTAEALALSPATVKRHWNIARAWLHCWMSGDAAERDALSS